CGGAAAGCCATCGTGAAAAAGCAGAAAGAACTCCTGAAAAAGGGGAAAAAGAAGTAATCGGCGAGCAAAATTCACCGACAAAAGAAAACGGGATGTGAAACCCCCATGGAAAGGAAAAACAAGCGGCAGCCCCTGATTTTGAAAAAACACGCCACGTTCCCGACGTTCCAGATGTTCGCCTACGCCGGCAAAAAAAGCGTCCTCGCCGCGGAAGACGTTTTTAAAATCTGTGTCCTCACGACCCTTTCGTGGCTTCGGGAGAAACTGGACGAGGTCGGCGGCTTTGACGAGATCAATCTGCCGGAGCCCGAAGACTACCGGCGGGTATCGGCGACGGATTTTGTCGAAGTCAACAGCGCCCTCGTAGGCTATGATCTGAATATCGGATCGGCGCCAGAGCAGAAAATATGGGCGCTGCAATTAAAAGAACCGGATCAGGGCATCTCCCGAACGATCGGCGGCGTTACCGAATACAGCCGTTCCCCCGTGGTCGGTCGCATGATCGAGACCAATATCGCCTTTTGCATAAACGGGGGCGTCGTAGAATGCGGATTCAAGACCATTGTCACGGAACCCGCGGGAACGGAGACGCAGCCGGAGGTTTTTCGCTACGCCATCATCAAGACGCTCATCCGGAATCCCCTGGTGGGCCTGAGCGGCTTCTATCCCTTTATCGAGGACATGATCCCCGTGAACGACGGCAGGAAAGCCAAAAAGTTGGCCGCATGGCTGGGAAACGCGGAGCGGCAGACGCCAGCCGTGGTTCTCGCTGAATACCGCGAAGACGAGGGGGAAGAGGAAGAAGCCATCGACCCCGACGGGCTGACGGCGGCTTTTCTCGCCCGGGTTCCTTCGCACGGAATGGATTTCCGGATCCCCGCGAAGATTCCGGGACCTTTGGAATTTCAGAAAGAACAGAGACCCTTCGGCCTTCCGGTGTGGATCGAACTCGACAAGGCCCTTTTTCCTGAGATTTACGCTGCGCGACCGGACAAAATTCCCAAAGGGATTCAGGCGCAGCCCGACAAAGCAGAAGACGCGAAGTCCGTCTCGAAAAAGCTTGAAAAGACGCCAAAAAAGCGATTCTCAGAGCCTCGCCTGGCCGCGGACTTGTCGGCGGAAGCCCGACATTTGGTGGGTTTCGCGCATTTTTTCGCGCTGTCCCACGGGGCTTTGGAAGAATTCAACAAAAATCTGGCCGGTTGCGCCGTGGAAGCGGGCGGTATGGCCATTTTCACGCGCCCGCCCCTCGTACGGGAAGAGAGCGCCTTTGTCGTTCCCCGAAGGCGGATTCAGGAAAACGCGGCGTTTTTCGCCCCCTGGTCCGAGCTTCTGTACGGTTTTCCGCTGGGGGAAGAATTCGATTTTGCTCATTGCAAATTTGTGCCCGATATTCAGGCGCTCACCCATCACCTGAACGCGGAAAAAATCAACGCGGTCTACCGGACAAAACAGGAAGTGGCCGAGGCACTGGAGGAATTCCAGCGGAAATACGAAGAACTGGAAAAGCAATATCAGGATTTTCAAAAAGAAAGCGCCGCCGGCGTCAATAAGCAGCTGAAATCTCTGCAATTTCAGAATACGCAATTGAGCGAATCCCTGCAAACGCAGAAAAATGAGGCGGAAAAAACAATTGCCGACTTGAAAAGACAGCTTTCCCGTACGGAAGAGCGGCTGAGCTGGCATGAGCGGATGGAAAGCAGGCCCGCCGCCATGGCGGAGATCACTCCATGGGCGGAAAGAGAATTTGCCGGGCGTCTGCTCCTGCTGCCCCGGGCGAAGCAGCTGCTCGCCGAAACGAAAAACAACCGTCCCGACTTGATCTGGAAGGCGCTCGCCTTTTTGGGCTCGGAATACTACGATATGCAAGTTCAGCGAATTACGGAAGAGGAAGCGAAGACCCGGGCGTCCTACAAGTATCAGCGCTGGTTTGACGTGAGCCCCATCAGCGAGGAGATTATCCGGGCATACCCCCGGGAATATAAAGTGCACTATTCCCAAAACGCTTTTACCGGCAAAAAGAAGGAGGTCGGCCTCAATCTCCATCTGCGCAGCGGCGTGGACAGCGAAAACCTTGTGCGGATCTACTTTTTGTGGGACCGAGAGAAGAAGCTTGTGGTGATCGGCTCCCTGCCCGATCATTTGCCGCCGCCCAATTGAGGGGCGGGGGAAGTCGCTTGCCTAGACACAAATTTTGCGCCTGCCCTTGACGGCAAGCCAAAAGCGGGGTATAATAGAATCGTTTAACCATGCAAATTACAGTATAGGACGGGCATTATCGGCGGCAACATTTCTGACATGACATCACGACATCACAGGAGGACAGGAAATGAAAAAGTATGTACGCATTCTGACGGCAACTCTGTTTTTTATTTTGGGAAGCATGATACTAAACGCGGCGCCCAAGAAGCTTCAGGTGGGCTTTACGACGGCAATGAACCCCGATGATCCCTACTTTGTGTTCGGCACGGAATTCGCCCGCATCGTCAAAGAAAAGACCAAGGGCGGGATAGAGGTCGATCTCTTGGGCGCGGGGCAACTGGGACAGGAAAGGGAGATGTTTGAAGGGATGCAACTGGGGACCGTGGACATGGCCATCATGACCAACGCCTACGCGAGCAATTTTGTCGCGGCTTCGGGCCTTTTCGACCTGCCTTTTATTTTCGCGGGCAACAAAGTCGCCGCCGATATCCTTGACGGTCCCATCGGCCAGGCCGTTCTCGCCGAATATACGAAAGAAGGCGTCATTGCCCTCGCCTGGGGAGAAGGCGGCTTCCGGCATCTGGTCACCATGAAGACTCCGGTTCGCAAACCCGCTGATTTTGCCGGATTGAAGATCCGCTGTATGGAAACAAAGACGTACATCGCGACTTACAACGCCGTCGGCGCAAACGCCGTTCCCATGGCCTGGTCGGAGACAATTACCGGCTTGCAGCAGGGAACCATCGACGGGCTTGATATTCCGATCAGCGTAATCTACAGCAACGGTTTCCCCGATATCGCCAAATACCTCAACCTGACCGGGCATTTCTATTCACCCCTCGTAATGTGCATCTCCGCGGAGATCTGGGGCGGATTTTCCAAAGAAGAGCAGGCCATCCTGAAGGACGCCGCCGTCGAAGCCGGAAAAGCTGACCGCGCACACAACGCCAGAGTCGAAGGAGAACTGCTGAAAAAGATGAAAGACGCCGGCATGAACATCATTGATGACGTGGATATCCCGGCATTTCAAGCTCAGTTGAAAAACTTCTACGGCGAGCAGAAAGGCGCCATCGGCGGAACTTATGTGGATGATCTGCTGAAAGTCCTGGCCGAAACCAAATAAGCGCCCGCTGACTCTGCGCAAGCGCGACAATTCTATTTTACAGAAGCTTTTACCGGAAACGGCAGGTGAACGATGAAATTTTTAGATCTATGCGGTAGAATCATGGACCGGATCGTTAATTTTTTGATCGTGATTTTTTTCGCGATGCTGATCTTGTCCTGCGTACTGCAAGTTTTTACGCGATATGTCATGAACAGCGCCCTCACATGGACGGAAGAATTGGCCCGATTTACTTTTATCTGGGCCAATCTCCTCGGCGCGGTTTTCTGCACCAAAAAAGGCTCCCATGCGACGGTTACGGCTCTGTCGGACTTTTTTCCACCCGGGGCCAAACGGATTGTGCAGATTTTGATACAGGCGCTGATCCTCGCCATCGCGGTCGTCATGATCCGCTACGGGATCAAAGTGACCTATCTGACGCGCAATCAAACCAGCGCCGCCATGAAGATCAGCATGGCCCTCGTCAACGCGTCCGTGCCCTTCTGCGGCGTCATGATCTTTGTGCACGCCCTGATCCGCATGCTGCAACTACTTTTTGCTACTAAAGCGGCGAAAGGAGGGGATGCGTAAATGGTCGGCACAATGTTTACTTTAATGATCATATTTATATTTTTGAGCGTCCCCGTGGCCTACGCGATTCTCGGATCGGGCATTATTTTCCTGATCGCGGCGGGTTCGAAGCCGCTTACCCTCGTCTGCCAAAAACTGGTGACCGGACTGGATTCCTTTCCGCTCCTGGCGGTGCCGCTTTTCGTCCTTGTGGGCGAATTGATGGACAGCGGCGGCATCTCCCGCAGGATGGTCAAATGGGCGGAAAGCCTTGTCGGCTGGATGCCCGGCGGATTGGGCGTTGTGACCATCGTCTCCTGCGCCATGTTCGCGGCCCTGACGGGCTCGGGACCGGCGACAGTAGCCGCCATCGGTGGGATCATGATCCCTTCCCTTACGGCCAAGGGCTATTCCAAGGAAACGGCGGCTGGCCTTGTGGCGGCGTCGGGAGCGCTGGGTCCCATTATTCCCCCCAGTATCCCCATGATCATCTACGGCGTCACGATGAATCTGTCGATTCCGAAGATGTTTATCGGCGGGATCGTTCCGGGGCTCGTGATCTCCATGGGCCTCATCGTCGTCAATCTCTGGCATGCTTTCCGGCATCCGGAAATTCTCGCCCACAGGGGGGAAAAATTCAGCTTTTCCGAATTCCTGCGGCATACCTGGTCGGCGCTCGGAGCGCTTCTGATCCCGGTCATCATTCTGGGCGGGATTTACGGCGGAATTTTCACGCCGACTGAAGCGTCGGCGGTGGGCGTGACCTACGCCCTGATCGTGGGTCTCTTCATTTACCGGGAAATCAAGGTCCGGGATTTGCCGCGGATTCTCATCAAATCCATGGAGACGGCGGCCATGGTGGATTTCATCATCGCGGCGGCCAATTTGCTGTCGTGGATCATGTCCACGTCCCGGGTATCGACGAAAATCGTCGACTTCCTGATGACCTTCGTTTCCAACAAATACACGTATATTTTGATGCTGATGCTACTCCTCTTCTTTGTGGGGGCGTTGATGGATACCGTCGCTGCGATAATCATCATTTCGCCGATCATTGTGCCTCTGGGCCTGCAACTGGGTCTCGATCCGCTGCATTTGGGGATGATCTATGTTATCAATCTCGTTATCGGCTACGTGACGCCGCCCTTCGGCTATAATCTTTTTACGGCCTGCTCCATAACGGGCTTGAAATTTGACAAGATCGTCCGGGGGGTCATGCCCTTTCTCCTGGTGGAAATGGGGCTTGTCATGCTCTTTGCTTATGTTCCTGGCCTGACGACCTGGCTCCCCAATCTCTTTATGTAGCCGGAACGGAAACCGTGGGGGGAAAAATAAAAAAATGGACAAAAATAGGATAATATGCGGAAATGGCGCGGAAAATGCGGAATTGCGCGCCCGGGCCAGAGAACTGGCCAAAGGCGCCTATGATCTCCACATTCACACGATCCCGTCCCATGCCAAACGAGCCCTCGACGATCTTGAACTGATCCGGGAAGCGGACGCGCTGGGTATGGCGGGGGTACTCATCAAAAATCACTACGAACCCACCGGTTCACGGGCGATCATCGCCAACCGCTCCGGGCAATACAAAACAAAGGCCTATGGCGGCGTTGCCCTCAATTGGCCCGTGGGCGGGCTGAATCCTTATGCCGTGGAAAGCGCCCTCAACCTAGGCGCCGTTATGGTCTGGGCCCCGACCAGGGACGCGTGGAATTCTCTCTTGCACGGGGATATGCCCGGCGATTTCTTCAAACGGCCGGGGATACGGATTCTCGACGAAAACGGGGAATTGTTGCCCGTGATTCACGATATTTTTGATGTGATTTTGAAATATGACGGCTGTCTCGCGACCGGTCATCTCTCGCCGGAGGAATCCGTGATCCTCTGCAAGGCGGCAAGGGCCAGAAATGTGCGGACGGTACTCACCCATCCGGAATTTGAGCGGACAAGGATTCCGGTTGACGTCCAGAAAGAATTGGCGGCAATCGGCGTTGTGATCGAGAAATGCTGGTACAACATCGCGGAACAAAACTGCACGGAAGCCTACATGATGGAGACGGTCCGTGAGGTGGGCGCCGCCCGTATTTACTTAAGCACGGACCGGGGCCAGGAAGGCAGGGAACGCCCGGCCGAAGCCATGCTGCTTCTGATTGAGGCGCTTTTGCGGAACGGCTTCACCGACCGGGAAATAGGGAATCTCATCCGGGAAGTCCCGGCCTCTGTCGTAAAAAACTAGGGTTTAACCCAAAAAAATCTCTCCTTCCGCCAGCGGGCGGTCGGAGAGATTTTTTATACTCGGAACTTATTTTTTCAAAGAAAGGGGCATCACGATGTAGATGTATTTGTGGGAGCCGGTGATCCGAACGGATTTGGCCGAGCTCACCATTTCCATAACGATATTGTCTTCCTTGTCGAGGTTTTGCACAAAGTCGAGAATGAATTTCGTGTTGAGGGCGATTTTGATCGGTTCGCCCTC
The window above is part of the Fusobacteriaceae bacterium genome. Proteins encoded here:
- a CDS encoding DUF3450 domain-containing protein, which translates into the protein MERKNKRQPLILKKHATFPTFQMFAYAGKKSVLAAEDVFKICVLTTLSWLREKLDEVGGFDEINLPEPEDYRRVSATDFVEVNSALVGYDLNIGSAPEQKIWALQLKEPDQGISRTIGGVTEYSRSPVVGRMIETNIAFCINGGVVECGFKTIVTEPAGTETQPEVFRYAIIKTLIRNPLVGLSGFYPFIEDMIPVNDGRKAKKLAAWLGNAERQTPAVVLAEYREDEGEEEEAIDPDGLTAAFLARVPSHGMDFRIPAKIPGPLEFQKEQRPFGLPVWIELDKALFPEIYAARPDKIPKGIQAQPDKAEDAKSVSKKLEKTPKKRFSEPRLAADLSAEARHLVGFAHFFALSHGALEEFNKNLAGCAVEAGGMAIFTRPPLVREESAFVVPRRRIQENAAFFAPWSELLYGFPLGEEFDFAHCKFVPDIQALTHHLNAEKINAVYRTKQEVAEALEEFQRKYEELEKQYQDFQKESAAGVNKQLKSLQFQNTQLSESLQTQKNEAEKTIADLKRQLSRTEERLSWHERMESRPAAMAEITPWAEREFAGRLLLLPRAKQLLAETKNNRPDLIWKALAFLGSEYYDMQVQRITEEEAKTRASYKYQRWFDVSPISEEIIRAYPREYKVHYSQNAFTGKKKEVGLNLHLRSGVDSENLVRIYFLWDREKKLVVIGSLPDHLPPPN
- the dctP gene encoding TRAP transporter substrate-binding protein DctP, whose translation is MKKYVRILTATLFFILGSMILNAAPKKLQVGFTTAMNPDDPYFVFGTEFARIVKEKTKGGIEVDLLGAGQLGQEREMFEGMQLGTVDMAIMTNAYASNFVAASGLFDLPFIFAGNKVAADILDGPIGQAVLAEYTKEGVIALAWGEGGFRHLVTMKTPVRKPADFAGLKIRCMETKTYIATYNAVGANAVPMAWSETITGLQQGTIDGLDIPISVIYSNGFPDIAKYLNLTGHFYSPLVMCISAEIWGGFSKEEQAILKDAAVEAGKADRAHNARVEGELLKKMKDAGMNIIDDVDIPAFQAQLKNFYGEQKGAIGGTYVDDLLKVLAETK
- a CDS encoding TRAP transporter small permease; the protein is MDRIVNFLIVIFFAMLILSCVLQVFTRYVMNSALTWTEELARFTFIWANLLGAVFCTKKGSHATVTALSDFFPPGAKRIVQILIQALILAIAVVMIRYGIKVTYLTRNQTSAAMKISMALVNASVPFCGVMIFVHALIRMLQLLFATKAAKGGDA
- a CDS encoding TRAP transporter large permease, translated to MVGTMFTLMIIFIFLSVPVAYAILGSGIIFLIAAGSKPLTLVCQKLVTGLDSFPLLAVPLFVLVGELMDSGGISRRMVKWAESLVGWMPGGLGVVTIVSCAMFAALTGSGPATVAAIGGIMIPSLTAKGYSKETAAGLVAASGALGPIIPPSIPMIIYGVTMNLSIPKMFIGGIVPGLVISMGLIVVNLWHAFRHPEILAHRGEKFSFSEFLRHTWSALGALLIPVIILGGIYGGIFTPTEASAVGVTYALIVGLFIYREIKVRDLPRILIKSMETAAMVDFIIAAANLLSWIMSTSRVSTKIVDFLMTFVSNKYTYILMLMLLLFFVGALMDTVAAIIIISPIIVPLGLQLGLDPLHLGMIYVINLVIGYVTPPFGYNLFTACSITGLKFDKIVRGVMPFLLVEMGLVMLFAYVPGLTTWLPNLFM
- a CDS encoding DUF6282 family protein; protein product: MDKNRIICGNGAENAELRARARELAKGAYDLHIHTIPSHAKRALDDLELIREADALGMAGVLIKNHYEPTGSRAIIANRSGQYKTKAYGGVALNWPVGGLNPYAVESALNLGAVMVWAPTRDAWNSLLHGDMPGDFFKRPGIRILDENGELLPVIHDIFDVILKYDGCLATGHLSPEESVILCKAARARNVRTVLTHPEFERTRIPVDVQKELAAIGVVIEKCWYNIAEQNCTEAYMMETVREVGAARIYLSTDRGQEGRERPAEAMLLLIEALLRNGFTDREIGNLIREVPASVVKN